Proteins co-encoded in one Neofelis nebulosa isolate mNeoNeb1 chromosome 2, mNeoNeb1.pri, whole genome shotgun sequence genomic window:
- the NMUR1 gene encoding neuromedin-U receptor 1 translates to MRVSGSSDAGGAPPPGGGPFRVTQTTGGATGRATRGPVAVQPPVGWFLAPRLGVGLRRPPRASMSPAAYGRTPLCFNCSILPGDMSPTEAGSPVPCNGSRAWGVFGPEDLNLTDEELRLKYRGPRQTELFVPICATYLLIFVVGAVGNGLTCTVILRHKAMRTPTNYYLLSLAVSDLLVLLVGLPLELYEMWHNYPFLLGAGGCYFRTLLFETVCLASVLNVTALSVERYVAVVHPLQARSTMTRVHVRRVLGAIWGLAVLCSLPNASLHGIQHLEVPCRGTVPHSAVCTLVRSRALYNLVVQITTLFFFCLPMATISVLYLLIGLRLQRERLLLLRQEARGRAKSSESRRFQRPQDQGRTQVTKMLFVLVVVFGVCWAPFHVDRLMWSFVSSWTEGVYLAFQYVHIISGVFFYLSSAINPVLYNLMSSRFRETFQEALCLGARRRYHRPCHNSHSLSRVTMGSTLCDLGSPGTRAHPLTENGGREGQQETDPF, encoded by the exons ATGAGGGTGTCTGGGTCCAGCGATGCGGGGGGAGCACCGCCCCCTGGTGGCGGTCCCTTTCGGGTCACCCAGACTACAGGCGGGGCGACGGGAAGGGCTACTCGGGGGCCGGTCGCCGTCCAGCCTCCAGTCGGCTGGTTCCTGGCGCCGCGTCTGGGCGTCGGTCTCCGCCGCCCGCCGCGCGCCTCGATGTCTCCAGCCGCTTACGGGAGG ACTCCTCTCTGCTTCAACTGCTCCATCCTCCCTGGAGACATGTCCCCGACGGAGGCAGGGAGTCCGGTGCCCTGCAATGGCAGTAGGGCCTGGGGGGTCTTTGGCCCTGAGGACTTGAACctgacagatgaggaactgagacTCAAGTACCGGGGCCCCCGGCAGACGGAGCTGTTCGTGCCCATCtgcgccacgtacctgctgatCTTCGTGGTGGGCGCCGTGGGCAACGGGCTGACCTGCACGGTCATCCTGCGCCACAAGGCCATGCGCACGCCCACCAACTATTACCTCCTCAGCCTCGCTGTGTCGGACCTGCTGGTGCTGCTCGTGGGCCTGCCCCTGGAGCTCTATGAGATGTGGCACAACTACCCCTTCCTGCTGGGCGCTGGTGGCTGCTACTTCCGCACGCTGCTCTTCGAGACGGTCTGCCTGGCCTCGGTGCTCAACGTCACCGCCCTGAGTGTGGAGCGCTACGTGGCCGTGGTGCACCCGCTGCAGGCCAGATCCACGATGACTCGGGTCCACGTGCGCCGCGTACTCGGAGCCATCTGGGGCCTCGCCGTGCTGTGCTCTCTGCCTAACGCCAGCCTGCACGGCATCCAGCATCTGGAGGTGCCCTGCCGGGGCACGGTGCCCCACTCAGCTGTGTGCACCTTGGTCCGCTCGAGGGCCCTCTACAACCTGGTGGTGCAAATCACCACTCTGTTCTTCTTCTGTTTGCCTATGGCCACCATCAGCGTGCTCTATCTGCTCATCGGGCTTCGGCTGCAGCGGGAGAGACTGCTGCTGCTCAGGCAGGAGGCCAGGGGCAGGGCCAAGTCCAGCGAGAGCCGCAGGTTTCAGCGGCCGCAGGATCAGGGTCGGACACAGGTGACCAAGATGCTGT TCGTGCTGGTCGTGGTGTTTGGAGTCTGCTGGGCCCCTTTCCACGTCGATCGCCTCATGTGGAGCTTTGTGTCCAGCTGGACCGAGGGCGTGTACCTGGCCTTCCAGTACGTGCATATTATCTCCGGTGTCTTCTTCTACCTCAGCTCCGCCATTAACCCTGTGCTTTACAACCTCATGTCGAGCCGTTTCAGGGAGACTTTCCAGGAAGCCCTGTGCTTGGGGGCCCGGCGCCGCTACCACAGGCCCTGCCACAACTCCCACAGCCTCAGCAGGGTGACCATGGGCAGCACCCTGTGTGACCTGGGCTCCCCGGGCACCAGGGCCCACCCTCTGACTGAGAATGGTGGCcgagaggggcagcaagagacTGACCCCTTCTGA